The following are from one region of the Papaver somniferum cultivar HN1 unplaced genomic scaffold, ASM357369v1 unplaced-scaffold_132, whole genome shotgun sequence genome:
- the LOC113333180 gene encoding 30S ribosomal protein S1, chloroplastic, protein MASLAQQFSGLRCPPLSSSHLTKPFSSKPQKTTFSPIVSAAVISNAQTKERHRLKEIFEDAYERCRTTPMQGVGFTVDDFHAALEKYDYNSEIGTRVKGTVFCTDNNGALVDITAKSSAYLPIQEACIHKIKHVEEAGIVAGLREEFVIIGENQADDSLILSLRSIQFDLAWERCRQLQAEDVVLKGKVVGGNKGGVVAIVEGLRGFIPFSQISSKSTAEDLIDKELPLKFVEVDEEQSRLVLSNRKAMADSQAQLGIGSVVTGTVQSLKPYGAFIDIGGINGLLHVSQISHDRVSDIATVLQPGDTLKVMILSHDRERGRVSLSTKKLEPTPGDMIRNPKLVFEKAEEMAQTFRQRIAQAEAMARADMLRFQPESGLTLSSDGILGPLTPDLPAEGLDLSDIPAADDA, encoded by the exons ATGGCGTCTTTAGCTCAACAATTCTCAGGATTAAGATGcccaccactttcttcttctcatctAACAAAACCCTTTTCTTCAAAACCCCAGAAAACCACCTTTTCACCCATAGTTTCAGCAGCTGTCATTTCTAATGCacaaactaaagaaagacatAGACTTAAAGAAATCTTCGAAGATGCTTATGAAAGATGTAGAACTACTCCAATGCAAGGTGTTGGTTTTACTGTTGATGATTTTCATGCTGCTCTTGAAAAGTATGATTATAATTCTGAGATTGGTACCAGG GTTAAAGGAACTGTGTTCTGTACAGACAACAACGGAGCATTAGTTGACATCACGGCCAAATCTTCAGCCTATTTACCAATCCAAGAGGCATGTATTCACAAAATAAAGCATGTAGAAGAAGCAGGAATAGTTGCAGGCCTACGTGAAGAGTTTGTGATTATTGGAGAGAACCAAGCTGATGATAGCTTGATCTTGAGTTTGCGTTCAATCCAATTTGACCTCGCATGGGAACGGTGTAGACAACTTCAGGCAGAGGATGTCGTCCTCAAGGGTAAG GTTGTTGGTGGAAACAAAGGTGGTGTGGTGGCAATTGTCGAAGGCCTTCGTGGTTTTATTCCATTCTCACAAATATCTTCA AAATCAACCGCGGAAGATCTCATTGATAAGGAGCTTCCTCTGAAATTTGTGGAAGTTGATGAGGAGCAGTCTAGACTTGTCCTCAGTAATCGCAAGGCCATGGCAGACAGCCAGGCACAGCTTGGTATTGGATCAGTTGTCACTGGAACAGTACAGAGTCTTAAGCCATATGGTGCTTTCATCGACATTGGTGGAATCAATGGTCTTCTTCATGTTAGTCAAATTAGTCATGATCGTGTCTCGGATATTGCAACAGTTCTTCAACCCGGTGACACTCTAAAG GTGATGATATTGAGTCACGACCGTGAGAGAGGCCGAGTCAGTCTATCCACCAAAAAGCTAGAGCCTACTCCAGGAGATATGATCCGTAACCCCAAGCTTGTTTTCGAGAAG GCTGAAGAAATGGCTCAGACATTCAGGCAGAGAATAGCTCAAGCAGAAGCTATGGCCCGTGCAGACATGCTGAGATTCCAACCCGAG AGTGGA